Part of the Labilibaculum antarcticum genome, ATTTTTCATGAGCTTTTCATTTAAACAATACTCTGTAAACAAGCATTTGCAGAATGTAAACAGGCACCGTGCTAATGCATTTGAATCTTACCAATTGTTCGATAGTATTTTACCTAAAGATGACGAAATACATCGTAATGAATTAATGCTACAATTAGCCAAAGCCATTTATGAGCAAGGTTCAACTGGTTACTTAAGTGAAAAAAGTTCAAATTTTAATTTAAGCTTAACCGAGATAACTAAAATGCTAGGGACAACTAAATAAGACAACAACATCTAATTACTATTTAATAATGATTCAAGCCACTACCCATATTGATAGCCTACACACTCAGGTGAATGTTATTGATACAACTATTACTCATGTTCATGTTTATGATACCATTGTTACCCATGTTTACAGTACTGTGCCACCTGATTTGATTGCTGTGTATGATAAAGTAATAGCAAGTCAAGACTCAAGATTTATATGGATACTCTCGCTATTAGGTGTATTTGTAACTTTATTGGTTGTCGTTTTCGCTTGGTTCAATATTGACGTAGCTAAAAAGCTATTCAGAAAAGAATTTGAAGATATTATAAAGGAGGAAAAGCCTAAGATAAAAGAAGAAACTATAAAAGAACTTGATAAGGAATTGAACTTAATAAAAGCGGAAAGTGCTCGATTGTTTGCTTTATCAAGCAATGATAATGATTTGAACCTAGCCAATAAAATTTTTTGGTGGTTTAAAGCCCTTGAGTATTACAGTAAATCTGATAATACAAGACTTCAAAAAATCTGCATTAATTCTTTAATTGAAGATCTTGAAAAAGCAGTAGAAAAAAAAGAAATATTCCTAAGATACTTTAATCTAGCTGAATACTCATTTGAACACCATGAAAAGCAATGCGACCATATTCACGACACAGTATCTGAAAAAAAGACTATTCTAAATTACTTAAAACAATTAGAGGAATATAGTAAGCAGGAAGATGCAAAGATTGTGGATGCTATAGAAGTAGAAGAGACAAGATAGAATTGAAAATAAACAAAAAAATAAATGAAGAACCTTTTTATTGACACTAACATACTATTATCATTTTATCATCTTTCGAGCGACGACTTGGAAGAACTGAAAAAGCTGATTTTACTAATTGAAAATAATGATATCTGCCTATATATGCCAAGGCAGGTAATTCAAGAATTTAAAAGAAATAGAGACACTAAAATAGCCGATGCCCTAAAGAATGTTAAAGAGGAAAAAATCAGTAAAGCATTTCCTCAATTCTTTAAAGAATATCCTGAATTTGAAGATTTGAAAAAAATTCAAAAACAGTACTTAGATACTAAGAAGAAATTAATTGATAGTCTACAGAAGGATATTAAGGAAAAGTCACTCAAAGCAGATGAGATTATTGATGGCTTATTCAGTGTTGCTGAAATAATTGAATTTACTGACGACATCGTAACGAAAGGAAAACTTAGATTTGACCTTGGAAACCCTCCAGGTAAAAACAACTCTTATGGTGATGCTATCAATTGGGAATCTCTTGTGATGAACGTCAATCAATTCGAAGATTTATACTTTATTTCAGGTGATAAAGATTATTATTCAACAATTGATATAAACGATTTCAATCGGTTCTTGAAAGAAGAATGGGAAGAAGAAAAAAAATCATCAATCATTCATTTCAAAAAATTATCTGAATTCTTTAAACAAGAGTATCCGGATATTAAATTGGCTAGGGAACTGGAAAAGGATTTATTGGTTCAGAATTTAATTAATAGCAATTCATTCTACCAAACAAGAAAAATACTTGAAAAACTAGTTTCATTTAGTCCAGAACTATCCAAAATTCAAATATTTGAGATCACTAAAGCTAGTACAGAGAACAACCAAATTATTTGGATTGCAAAAGATGGAGATATTGCAGACATGCTTAATGAGTTAATTCTGCCGTGGCGTCAAGATATTCCTACTCATTTATTTTATCATTTTATGGAATTATATAATGATGGACCTTCATTAGATGAAAGAATGCAGTATCACTATGCCGCGAATGAGGATGAAAACGAAGACCTGAGTGATGATCCTAGGATGAAATAAATACACGAAGGTTTGGGAGGCTTCGGGAACTGAACTCTGCTTTTTTTGAAAAAACAGCCATCTTTTATGGTGGCTGATATATAGCAAAAATTGAAATTTTAAATCAAAGCAATTTATACAAGTTGATGATATCTAGGAGTGGTTGGGAATATAATACAGAAAGTTCTGACAGCGTTTAAAAAGATGAAAGATCTATTATTTATTACAACAGTATGCAGGCATTAGATACTCTCGAATTTGGATACTACTCATTCAAATTACCCTTGAGCCCAAGCAAAAGAAATAACATGATCTTAAAAATAAAGGAGTAAGGAATGATTGATTCACTATTATTTACCTGGAGAGAAAATCGATTAAAAGTAGCCATTGCGGCTACGGTACTAATTTTTGGGGCCAGCTTATTGCTTTCTCTTCTAAATTCTGAGTCATTTGACTTACCAGCAGCTTTGATTCAAAGTTCAATGAACCTCGGACTATATGTTATCATGACACCAGTGTTTGTAATTGGGTATCATTTCTATCAAAAGCAGCAACACGACAAAAATCCATCTTATAAGTCTAAAATTATAGATACATCCAATCTTGACATTTACTTGGCCGTCTATACTGTTTATGCGGTTTTAGCCTTTACTGCTAGTCTTTTGGTAAATAATATATTTCATTAGAAACAACGCCGGTGCACATCATGCTGCGTGCTATCATTCAAACGCTGACAGGTCCAAGGACGCTGTCAGGTTTTGTGCAGTAAGAAACCTGTCAGCGTC contains:
- a CDS encoding PIN domain-containing protein codes for the protein MKNLFIDTNILLSFYHLSSDDLEELKKLILLIENNDICLYMPRQVIQEFKRNRDTKIADALKNVKEEKISKAFPQFFKEYPEFEDLKKIQKQYLDTKKKLIDSLQKDIKEKSLKADEIIDGLFSVAEIIEFTDDIVTKGKLRFDLGNPPGKNNSYGDAINWESLVMNVNQFEDLYFISGDKDYYSTIDINDFNRFLKEEWEEEKKSSIIHFKKLSEFFKQEYPDIKLARELEKDLLVQNLINSNSFYQTRKILEKLVSFSPELSKIQIFEITKASTENNQIIWIAKDGDIADMLNELILPWRQDIPTHLFYHFMELYNDGPSLDERMQYHYAANEDENEDLSDDPRMK